In Salvelinus namaycush isolate Seneca chromosome 15, SaNama_1.0, whole genome shotgun sequence, a genomic segment contains:
- the LOC120060254 gene encoding kelch-like protein 28 has product MDQQAQSYMLASLTRPHSEQLLQGLQLLRQDHELCDIVLRVGDAKIHAHKVVLASISPYFKAMFTGNLSEKETSEVEFQCVDEAALQAIVEYAYTGTVFISQETVESLLPAANLLQVKLVLKECCSFLESQLDAGNCIGISRFAETYGCHDLCLAATKFICQNFEEVCQTEEFFELTRAELDEIVSNDCLKVVTEETVFYALESWIKYDVTERQQHLAQLLHCIRLPLLSVKFLTRLYEANHLIRDDHACKHLLNEALKYHFMPEHRLSYQMVLSTRPRCAPKVLLAVGGKAGLFATLESMEMYFPQTDSWIGLAPLSVPRYEFGVALLDQKVYVVGGIATHMRQGISYRRHESTVERWDPDSNTWSTVERMAECRSTLGVVVLAGELYALGGYDGQYYLQSVEKYVPKVKEWQPVAPMTKSRSCFATAVLDGMVYAIGGYGPAHMNSVERYDPSKDAWEMVAPMADKRINFGVGVMLGFIFVVGGHNGVSHLSSIERYDPHQNQWTACRPMNEPRTGVGSAIVDNYLYVVGGHSGSSYLNTVQRYNPITDSWLDSSGMMYCRCNFGLTAL; this is encoded by the exons ATGGACCAGCAGGCCCAGTCCTACATGCTTGCCAGTCTGACGCGGCCCCACTCTGAGCAGCTGCTGCAAGGCCTCCAGCTGTTGCGGCAGGACCATGAGCTGTGCGACATTGTGCTGCGAGTGGGGGATGCTAAGATCCATGCCCACAAAGTGGTGCTGGCGAGCATCAGCCCTTACTTCAAGGCCATGTTCACAGGAAATCTGTCAGAGAAGGAGACCTCTGAGGTGGAGTTCCAGTGTGTTGATGAGGCTGCGCTACAA GCCATCGTTGAGTATGCCTACACTGGCACAGTATTCATCTCACAGGAAACGGTGGAGTCCTTACTGCCAGCTGCTAACCTGCTCCAGGTCAAGCTGGTGCTGAAGGAGTGTTGCTCTTTCCTAGAGAGCCAACTAGATGCTGGGAACTGTATAGGCATCTCTCGCTTCGCTGAGACCTATGGCTGCCATGATCTCTGCCTGGCTGCCACTAAATTCATCTGCCAGAATTTTGAAGAGGTGTGCCAGACAGAGGAGTTTTTTGAGCTGACACGGGCGGAGCTGGATGAAATAGTGTCAAATGATTGTCTGAAGGTAGTAACCGAAGAGACTGTGTTCTATGCCCTGGAGTCGTGGATCAAGTATGATGTCACTGAGCGGCAGCAGCACCTGGCTCAGCTACTGCACTGCATCCGCCTGCCTCTCCTCAGTGTTAAGTTCCTTACCCGCCTCTATGAGGCAAACCACCTTATCCGGGATGACCACGCCTGCAAGCACCTGCTCAACGAGGCTCTCAAATACCATTTCATGCCTGAGCACCGGCTCTCCTACCAGATGGTGTTGTCTACACGGCCACGCTGTGCTCCCAAGGTGCTCCTTGCTGTTGGAGGCAAGGCTGGACTCTTCGCCACCCTCGAGAG CATGGAGATGTATTTCCCTCAGACGGACTCGTGGATTGGGCTTGCCCCTCTCAGTGTGCCCCGCTATGAGTTTGGAGTGGCATTGTTGGACCAGAAGGTGTATGTGGTGGGTGGCATCGCCACACACATGCGACAGGGCATTAGCTACCGGAGACATGAGAGTACAGTGGAGAGATGGGACCCTGACAGCAACACCTGGTCTACAGTGGAGCGCATGGCAGAGTGTCGCAGCACCCTGGGGGTAGTGGTCTTGGCTGGGGAGCTCTATGCCCTGGGGGGCTACGACGGCCAGTACTATCTACAGTCTGTGGAAAAATATGTCCCCAAGGTGAAGGAGTGGCAGCCTGTGGCACCCATGACCAAGTCACGCAGCTGTTTTGCCACCGCTGTGCTGGATGGCATGGTCTACGCCATCGGAGGCTATGGTCCAGCCCACATGAACAG TGTGGAGCGGTATGACCCCAGCAAGGATGCCTGGGAAATGGTAGCCCCCATGGCAGACAAACGGATCAACTTTGGTGTTGGGGTCATGCTAGGGTTCATATTTGTGGTTGGGGGACACAACGGGGTATCACACCTGTCCAGCATTGAGAGGTATGACCCACACCAGAACCAGTGGACAGCCTGTCGGCCCATGAATGAGCCACGTACAG GAGTTGGCTCAGCGATCGTGGACAACTACCTCTATGTGGTGGGGGGTCACTCGGGGTCATCCTACCTGAACACTGTCCAGCGGTACAACCCCATCACAGACAGCTGGCTGGACTCTAGTGGCATGATGTACTGCCGCTGTAACTTTGGGCTGACTGCACTTTGA